In one window of Porites lutea chromosome 8, jaPorLute2.1, whole genome shotgun sequence DNA:
- the LOC140946757 gene encoding uncharacterized protein isoform X5, translating into MLTKTGNWFGSLTSSSEKPKTNHSDSLGSDFRAITTEEDKRAMKRQGSLQRSDPARGGGRRKDGNRFRRPSVSDEEMDDTPPGSPACLSDDELYRPDENRVRRKVVKFKGHEEVDHAPQGRHPGAMQNRPGPMNQGPGRGIVIPGQGPGIRPGQPQPQPQGLGLRPGAPQGRGMQMPGSQPSMQHNMPHQQPGSGFIPVGHPGTSSTGRAGFSGPQQPSPRGGLPPGQPRPGFGGRGPSGPQQQRFQAPQQNAAGYGRGIPPGSHPGPPGQQQGLPGQSGQHGAPGQPGYGRGGPTRSQPTTQYNLGPRPGAYGPSGPRPQAGFPPNHAGGPQAPGSPRPGDRIGPHQGPRMGGPPGKTQLGQVQMGPRLGPGGQPRHGMPADQQGGQHHHPGQLGSPRQTQAPGQLGSPRPGQVSGQLGSPRQGQAPSQFGSPKPGVPLSQQQRGQVGAPRAGPPVEQSRPPVTMGSPRLGTPRNQSGTPQQGPFPGQVQGHRNTSPNQTRAQSGPSPQDPGLGHPIGPYGSQQQGPPIDQPKGQYGSSQQVPVMDQGRPRFGSAERGPMGDEPRRQQVPDARNGYSPDSQSSEFRRFPDQSASSTHHRVDNRNGVIPDGSHVNDKMDPVISNRHDRPDTDEQLMQQSARPFVNRSGYHEGRSKPYGDEMDDLRTPPSKISLDDSRDKSNLFFKDDPPSPQDRGSLGDRFVSALSIKRTTSPVSSSAPSTSSTITSSVTAASSIKQSEVASSVEENKDPSQSLVKWSPPDDDNKCLGEVFLTMDPKHRGSPTDPYPTYGLKVIGGKMTDDGKLGAFVTEIRKGGPADRQAQLQTGDEIQEWNEQSLVDCTFEEVVEIINSSMEDNQDSNELHLIICRDKSKFPSKRTHSPVKSPRGQEVRRESPKQVPISESPTKREQRMSPSTGLVSLQQDRRSLDTSPSTQRDNTTGTPTSRENGIPLTGKNEPSSYEPADDDFFFGGGPSPDDKSSKSVRQGTTPQQGKPSRITGRIQLRLFYDEDAANLNVTVIGGEGLAPKESTTPPNPYVRIYFLPDKSMQSKRRTKTAMKSMNPRWNQTFVYPCRPQKFSGRALEVTVWDYDKVGSSEFIGEVVLSMAEANLDGNGYWYTLKNHEDENDPLVPPTPNQSPHSSFKLKGPRGPGEPGEQAGSPGYGSDYDEEPRLTPNGPATSAQRPYHSPDSELLKQQLIDHHRDSPRPPFSQPQMVQAYTVKQYHTPSTHHLSQSPQPSYPHYAVDPNRMQPQQSRPMPSHQHGPTGRFYDERTSPSMQGYNSPGSYSPGRMSPSGGPGAKKSRLLPQLPPGREPMDEEDRARLAKQKLKEVDPGRAKLVIGGAKGRIAYGQASETAYAQQGEGFYDPSMSPRPGRQSPRPRARTGSPPLSENKPHPLGHHQGLHNPQERMYSPDMTTHEHGVPYESHRRPQTAPTRRRNSLSSLPINDSEGERARSPFPIPSPVPLGHGRSQSSSSLHDKDRGLPNGKLLVHEEARSGSVNDLHVFPTGGFIKPARGTGRSESFGGSGRSSRSSSIASDRSGSLNSIPGSVTSSESSPWIPPGIKLGNEGHLGDFIDGLGPAQIVGRQVLASPSMGEIQLALFDRKGMLEVEVVRAKGLLPKPGSKILPAPYVKVYVMEGKRCLVKKKTRTARRTLEPLYQQQLEFKVEFTGKTLQVIVWGDYGRMDRKVFMGVVQILLDELDLSNLVIGWYKLFSTSSMCDPPLPSSPLGGSPKKSPGPSPRSSMNQNVGSPMRGMSPLPTIVPPPGHMDNMDEEGDYV; encoded by the exons ATGCTCACCAAAACTGGGAACTGGTTTGGTTCATTAACTTCTTCCagtgaaaaaccaaaaacaaatcACTCTGACTCACTAGGAAGTGACTTTAGGGCAATCACAACAGAGGAGGACAAACGAGCCATGAAGCGGCAAGGCTCACTTCAAAGGTCAGATCCTGCCAGGGGTGGTGGGAGACGGAAAGATGGGAATCGTTTTCGTAGACCATCAGTATCTGATGAGGAGATGGATGACACACCCCCTGGGAGTCCAGCATGTCTGAGTGATGATGAGCTTTACAGACCTGATGAAAATAGAGTTAGAAGAAAAGTTGTCAAATTTAAGGGACATGAAGAGGTAGACCATGCTCCTCAAGGCCGTCATCCAGGTGCAATGCAAAATAGGCCAGGCCCTATGAACCAAGGACCAGGTAGAGGAATTGTAATACCTGGCCAGGGTCCAGGAATAAGACCAGGGCAGCCACAGCCACAGCCCCAGGGGCTAGGGCTCAGACCTGGGGCACCTCAAGGAAGGGGAATGCAAATGCCAGGGAGCCAGCCTAGTATGCAGCATAACATGCCTCATCAGCAGCCAGGATCAGGCTTTATTCCAGTAGGACATCCTGGAACATCTTCTACTGGTCGTGCAGGTTTTTCGGGACCCCAACAGCCAAGTCCCAGGGGTGGATTGCCACCAGGACAACCCAGACCTGGCTTTGGAGGAAGAGGTCCTTCAGGACCACAGCAACAGAGATTTCAGGCACCTCAACAAAATGCTGCTGGCTATGGCAGAGGAATACCTCCTGGTAGTCATCCTGGGCCACCTGGCCAGCAGCAAGGTCTGCCTGGGCAGTCTGGACAGCATGGTGCACCTGGTCAACCTGGGTATGGCAGAGGAGGACCAACTAGGTCACAACCTACTACTCAGTATAATTTGGGTCCTAGGCCAGGTGCCTATGGACCATCAGGACCAAGACCACAGGCTGGGTTTCCTCCCAATCATGCTGGTGGCCCACAGGCACCAGGGAGCCCTAGACCTGGTGATCGCATTGGACCTCATCAAGGTCCAAGAATGGGTGGTCCTCCAGGTAAAACACAGTTGGGACAGGTGCAAATGGGACCCAGGCTTGGTCCTGGTGGACAGCCCCGACATGGTATGCCAGCAGATCAACAGGGTGGGCAACACCATCATCCAGGACAGCTGGGTTCACCAAGGCAAACTCAAGCCCCTGGGCAACTAGGTTCACCAAGGCCAGGTCAAGTATCTGGTCAGTTGGGCTCTCCAAGGCAAGGGCAGGCCCCTAGTCAATTTGGGTCTCCAAAACCGGGAGTCCCATTAAGTCAACAACAAAGAGGACAGGTTGGTGCACCACGGGCTGGACCTCCAGTGGAGCAAAGTAGGCCCCCAGTTACAATGGGTTCTCCAAGGTTGGGTACTCCTAGGAACCAGTCAGGTACACCTCAGCAAGGTCCCTTTCCAGGTCAAGTACAAGGCCACAGGAATACATCACCCAATCAAACAAGAGCACAGTCAGGGCCATCCCCACAGGATCCAGGCTTGGGACATCCTATAGGACCCTATGGTAGCCAACAACAAGGGCCCCCTATTGACCAACCAAAAGGACAGTATGGGTCTTCGCAGCAAGTGCCAGTGATGGACCAAGGTAGGCCCAGATTTGGTTCTGCAGAGAGGGGTCCAATGGGAGATGAGCCAAGGCGGCAACAGGTTCCAGATGCCAGAAATGGTTACAGTCCTGATTCTCAGAGCAGTGAGTTTCGCAG GTTTCCAGATCAAAGTGCTTCTAGTACGCATCATCGTGTAGACAACAGAAATGGAGTAATCCCAGATGGTTCTCATGTAAATGATAAGATGGACCCGGTAATTTCTAATAGACATGACAGACCAGATACTGATGAACAGCTGATGCAACAATCTGCAAGACCTTTTGTAAACAGATCAGGGTACCATGAAGGACGGTCTAAACCTTATGGAGATGAGATGGATGATTTAAGAACTCCTCCAAGCAAAATCTCACTGGATGATTCCAGGGACAAG AGTAACCTGTTCTTCAAAGATGACCCTCCTTCTCCTCAAGATCGAGGCTCCTTGGGTGATAGGTTTGTTAGTGCCTTGTCAATCAAGAGAACTACTTCTCCTGTATCTTCCTCTGCTCCTTCTACTTCCTCTACGATCACATCTTCCGTTACGGCTGCAAGCTCTATAAAGCAGTCAGAAGTTGCTTCTTCTGTTGaggaaaacaaagacccctcaCAG tctttagtAAAGTGGTCTCCACCTGATGACGACAATAAGTGCTTAGGAGAGGTGTTCCTAACGATGGATCCAAAACATCGAGGATCCCCCACTG ACCCTTATCCCACGTATGGTCTGAAGGTGATTGGTGGAAAAATGACAGATGACGGCAAACTAGGAGCGTTTGTCACTGAAATAAGAAAGGGAGGTCCAGCTGATAGACAAGCACAACTGCAGACAG GGGATGAAATTCAGGAGTGGAATGAGCAGTCACTAGTGGACTGTACTTTTGAAGAAGTTGTAGAAATTATAAACTCTTCCATGGAAGACAATCAAGACAGTAATGAACTTCATCTGATCATCTGCAGAGATAA GAGTAAATTTCCATCAAAGAGGACCCATTCACCTGTTAAGTCACCAAGAGGACAGGAAGTGAGGCGGGAATCTCCAAAACAGGTCCCAATCAGTGAATCCCCGACAAAGCGTGAGCAGCGCATGTCACCCTCCACAGGGCTCGTGTCACTGCAACAGGACAGAAGATCCCTAGACACATCTCCATCGACACAAAGGGATAAcaccacaggaacaccaaccTCAAGGGAGAATGGGATCcctctgactggaaaaaatgaGCCGTCATCTTATGAACCAGCAG ATGATGATTTCTTCTTTGGTGGTGGGCCCTCACCTGATGATAAATCCAGCAAGTCTGTCAGGCAAGGAACCACGCCTCAGCAAGGAAAGCCATCAAGAATCACTGGACGAATACAG CTTcgactgttttatgatgaagaTGCTGCCAATTTAAATGTGACTGTTATTGGAGGTGAAGGCTTGGCACCTAAAGAGTCCACGACCCCGCCCAACCCATATGTCCGGATTTACTTTCTTCCTGATAAAAG TATGCAGAGTAAGCGCCGAACTAAAACTGCTATGAAGTCAATGAATCCTAGATGGAATCAGACTTTCGTGTATCCTTGTAGGCCTCAAAAG ttcagTGGTCGAGCTCTGGAAGTCACTGTGTGGGATTACGACAAAGTCGGGTCCAGTGAGTTTATTGGCGAG GTTGTATTGAGTATGGCCGAGGCGAACCTTGATGGGAATGGGTACTGGTACACACTGAAGAATCATGAAGACGAAAATGATCCTCTGGTTCCGCCCACTCCTAACCAGTCCCCTCACAGCTCATTTAAATTGAAAGGACCGAGAGGGCCTGGTGAGCCTGGAGAACAAG CTGGTTCCCCTGGTTACGGCAGTGACTATGACGAAGAGCCGAGACTCACTCCTAATGGACCAGCGACTAGTGCCCAGCGTCCATACCACTCACCCGACAGCGAACTTTTAAAACAACAGCTGATTGATCATCATCGCGACAGTCCCAGGCCTCCTTTCTCTCAACCACAGATGGTGCAAG CTTACACTGTCAAGCAATATCATACGCCTTCTACTCATCATCTGTCCCAGTCTCCTCAACCGAGCTACCCACATTACGCCGTTGACCCAAACAGAATGCAGCCACAACAGTCTAGACCCATGCCTTCCCACCAACATGGACCAACAGGCCGCTTTTACGACGAACGCACATCCCCGAGTATGCAAGGCTATAACTCCCCTGGATCGTACTCCCCTGGTAGAATGTCCCCTAGCGGAGGCCCCGGGGCTAAAAAGTCCCGGTTGTTGCCGCAATTGCCTCCAGGAAGGGAACCGATGG ATGAAGAAGATCGAGCCCGACTTGCTAAACAGAAACTTAAGGAAGTTGATCCTGGTAGAGCTAAACTGGTCATTGGTGGCGCTAAAGGCAGGATAGCTTATGGCCAGGCCTCGGAAACCGCTTATGCTCAGCAAGGTGAAGGCTTCTATGATCCGAGTATGTCTCCGAGGCCTGGGCGCCAGTCTCCGAGGCCTAGAGCGAGAACGGGGAGTCCACCGTTATCAGAGAACAAACCGCATCCTCTGGGTCACCATCAGGGGCTACATAACCCTCAAG AACGCATGTACTCACCTGATATGACCACGCATGAGCATGGAGTGCCATATGAAAGTCACAGAAGACCTC AGACTGCTCCCACGCGGCGCCGTAACAGCCTGAGTAGTTTACCGATCAACGATTCTGAAGGGGAGCGGGCGCGTAGCCCATTTCCTATTCCTAGTCCAGTCCCTCTCGGCCATGGCAGGAGTCAGAGTAGTTCGAGCTTGCATGACAAAGATCGTGGACTTCCCAATG GCAAGCTGCTGGTTCATGAAGAAGCTCGTTCCGGAAGTGTTAATGATCTCCATGTCTTCCCTACAGGAGGCTTCATCAAGCCTGCCCGTGGCACGGGACGCAGCGAGAGTTTTGGCGGGAGTGGACGAAGCAGTCGGTCATCGTCAATAGCAAGCGACAGGAGCGGCAGCTTAAACAGCATACCAGGCTCGGTTACTAGTTCTGAGAGTAG TCCGTGGATTCCGCCAGGGATAAAGCTTGGAAATGAAGGTCACTTGGGTGATTTTATCGATGGCCTGGGTCCGGCTCAGATAGTTGGCCGTCAGGTTCTCGCCTCACCCTCCATGGGGGAAATTCAACTGGCTTTATTTGATAGAAAAGGAATGTTAGAAGTAGAAGTCGTACGAGCGAAGGGTTTGTTACCCAAACCTGGGTCAAAGATTCTTCCAG cGCCTTATGTTAAGGTATACGTGATGGAGGGAAAAAGATGCTTGGTGAAGAAGAAGACTCGTACGGCACGGCGAACTTTAGAACCTTTATATCAACAACAGTTAGAGTTTAAAGTAGAATTTACGGGCAAAACATTACAG GTTATTGTGTGGGGTGACTACGGTCGCATGGATAGAAAAGTTTTCATGGGAGTTGTACAGATTTTACTGGACGAGTTAGACCTCAGTAATCTGGTTATTGGTTGGTATAAACTCTTCTCGACTTCTTCTATGTGtgacccacccctcccctcttcTCCTCTTGGTGGCTCGCCGAAGAAAtccccaggcccctcccctcGTTCGTCCATGAATCAAAATGTGGGAAGTCCAATGCGTGGGATGTCACCGCTACCGACCATCGTACCTCCACCAGGTCACATGGACAATATGGATGAGGAGGGAGATTACGTATGA
- the LOC140946757 gene encoding uncharacterized protein isoform X1, translating into MMRKMAGSRLPASPPPPDLSNLTEEEKQIIQCVLQRQKQMEEETIELQRNLEKEVESYQNKVERKTGQSVTKSEENVCEICHKTKFTDGSGKECKYCKLKVCARCGVQVTIPGSKQQGQGLSLFSNLIQDFKTLALGPEVSWVCVVCHKKQEMLTKTGNWFGSLTSSSEKPKTNHSDSLGSDFRAITTEEDKRAMKRQGSLQRSDPARGGGRRKDGNRFRRPSVSDEEMDDTPPGSPACLSDDELYRPDENRVRRKVVKFKGHEEVDHAPQGRHPGAMQNRPGPMNQGPGRGIVIPGQGPGIRPGQPQPQPQGLGLRPGAPQGRGMQMPGSQPSMQHNMPHQQPGSGFIPVGHPGTSSTGRAGFSGPQQPSPRGGLPPGQPRPGFGGRGPSGPQQQRFQAPQQNAAGYGRGIPPGSHPGPPGQQQGLPGQSGQHGAPGQPGYGRGGPTRSQPTTQYNLGPRPGAYGPSGPRPQAGFPPNHAGGPQAPGSPRPGDRIGPHQGPRMGGPPGKTQLGQVQMGPRLGPGGQPRHGMPADQQGGQHHHPGQLGSPRQTQAPGQLGSPRPGQVSGQLGSPRQGQAPSQFGSPKPGVPLSQQQRGQVGAPRAGPPVEQSRPPVTMGSPRLGTPRNQSGTPQQGPFPGQVQGHRNTSPNQTRAQSGPSPQDPGLGHPIGPYGSQQQGPPIDQPKGQYGSSQQVPVMDQGRPRFGSAERGPMGDEPRRQQVPDARNGYSPDSQSSEFRRFPDQSASSTHHRVDNRNGVIPDGSHVNDKMDPVISNRHDRPDTDEQLMQQSARPFVNRSGYHEGRSKPYGDEMDDLRTPPSKISLDDSRDKSNLFFKDDPPSPQDRGSLGDRFVSALSIKRTTSPVSSSAPSTSSTITSSVTAASSIKQSEVASSVEENKDPSQSLVKWSPPDDDNKCLGEVFLTMDPKHRGSPTDPYPTYGLKVIGGKMTDDGKLGAFVTEIRKGGPADRQAQLQTGDEIQEWNEQSLVDCTFEEVVEIINSSMEDNQDSNELHLIICRDKSKFPSKRTHSPVKSPRGQEVRRESPKQVPISESPTKREQRMSPSTGLVSLQQDRRSLDTSPSTQRDNTTGTPTSRENGIPLTGKNEPSSYEPADDDFFFGGGPSPDDKSSKSVRQGTTPQQGKPSRITGRIQLRLFYDEDAANLNVTVIGGEGLAPKESTTPPNPYVRIYFLPDKSMQSKRRTKTAMKSMNPRWNQTFVYPCRPQKFSGRALEVTVWDYDKVGSSEFIGEVVLSMAEANLDGNGYWYTLKNHEDENDPLVPPTPNQSPHSSFKLKGPRGPGEPGEQAGSPGYGSDYDEEPRLTPNGPATSAQRPYHSPDSELLKQQLIDHHRDSPRPPFSQPQMVQAYTVKQYHTPSTHHLSQSPQPSYPHYAVDPNRMQPQQSRPMPSHQHGPTGRFYDERTSPSMQGYNSPGSYSPGRMSPSGGPGAKKSRLLPQLPPGREPMDEEDRARLAKQKLKEVDPGRAKLVIGGAKGRIAYGQASETAYAQQGEGFYDPSMSPRPGRQSPRPRARTGSPPLSENKPHPLGHHQGLHNPQERMYSPDMTTHEHGVPYESHRRPQTAPTRRRNSLSSLPINDSEGERARSPFPIPSPVPLGHGRSQSSSSLHDKDRGLPNGKLLVHEEARSGSVNDLHVFPTGGFIKPARGTGRSESFGGSGRSSRSSSIASDRSGSLNSIPGSVTSSESSPWIPPGIKLGNEGHLGDFIDGLGPAQIVGRQVLASPSMGEIQLALFDRKGMLEVEVVRAKGLLPKPGSKILPAPYVKVYVMEGKRCLVKKKTRTARRTLEPLYQQQLEFKVEFTGKTLQVIVWGDYGRMDRKVFMGVVQILLDELDLSNLVIGWYKLFSTSSMCDPPLPSSPLGGSPKKSPGPSPRSSMNQNVGSPMRGMSPLPTIVPPPGHMDNMDEEGDYV; encoded by the exons GTTTCATGGGTATGTGTTGTGTGCCATAAGAAGCAGGAAATGCTCACCAAAACTGGGAACTGGTTTGGTTCATTAACTTCTTCCagtgaaaaaccaaaaacaaatcACTCTGACTCACTAGGAAGTGACTTTAGGGCAATCACAACAGAGGAGGACAAACGAGCCATGAAGCGGCAAGGCTCACTTCAAAGGTCAGATCCTGCCAGGGGTGGTGGGAGACGGAAAGATGGGAATCGTTTTCGTAGACCATCAGTATCTGATGAGGAGATGGATGACACACCCCCTGGGAGTCCAGCATGTCTGAGTGATGATGAGCTTTACAGACCTGATGAAAATAGAGTTAGAAGAAAAGTTGTCAAATTTAAGGGACATGAAGAGGTAGACCATGCTCCTCAAGGCCGTCATCCAGGTGCAATGCAAAATAGGCCAGGCCCTATGAACCAAGGACCAGGTAGAGGAATTGTAATACCTGGCCAGGGTCCAGGAATAAGACCAGGGCAGCCACAGCCACAGCCCCAGGGGCTAGGGCTCAGACCTGGGGCACCTCAAGGAAGGGGAATGCAAATGCCAGGGAGCCAGCCTAGTATGCAGCATAACATGCCTCATCAGCAGCCAGGATCAGGCTTTATTCCAGTAGGACATCCTGGAACATCTTCTACTGGTCGTGCAGGTTTTTCGGGACCCCAACAGCCAAGTCCCAGGGGTGGATTGCCACCAGGACAACCCAGACCTGGCTTTGGAGGAAGAGGTCCTTCAGGACCACAGCAACAGAGATTTCAGGCACCTCAACAAAATGCTGCTGGCTATGGCAGAGGAATACCTCCTGGTAGTCATCCTGGGCCACCTGGCCAGCAGCAAGGTCTGCCTGGGCAGTCTGGACAGCATGGTGCACCTGGTCAACCTGGGTATGGCAGAGGAGGACCAACTAGGTCACAACCTACTACTCAGTATAATTTGGGTCCTAGGCCAGGTGCCTATGGACCATCAGGACCAAGACCACAGGCTGGGTTTCCTCCCAATCATGCTGGTGGCCCACAGGCACCAGGGAGCCCTAGACCTGGTGATCGCATTGGACCTCATCAAGGTCCAAGAATGGGTGGTCCTCCAGGTAAAACACAGTTGGGACAGGTGCAAATGGGACCCAGGCTTGGTCCTGGTGGACAGCCCCGACATGGTATGCCAGCAGATCAACAGGGTGGGCAACACCATCATCCAGGACAGCTGGGTTCACCAAGGCAAACTCAAGCCCCTGGGCAACTAGGTTCACCAAGGCCAGGTCAAGTATCTGGTCAGTTGGGCTCTCCAAGGCAAGGGCAGGCCCCTAGTCAATTTGGGTCTCCAAAACCGGGAGTCCCATTAAGTCAACAACAAAGAGGACAGGTTGGTGCACCACGGGCTGGACCTCCAGTGGAGCAAAGTAGGCCCCCAGTTACAATGGGTTCTCCAAGGTTGGGTACTCCTAGGAACCAGTCAGGTACACCTCAGCAAGGTCCCTTTCCAGGTCAAGTACAAGGCCACAGGAATACATCACCCAATCAAACAAGAGCACAGTCAGGGCCATCCCCACAGGATCCAGGCTTGGGACATCCTATAGGACCCTATGGTAGCCAACAACAAGGGCCCCCTATTGACCAACCAAAAGGACAGTATGGGTCTTCGCAGCAAGTGCCAGTGATGGACCAAGGTAGGCCCAGATTTGGTTCTGCAGAGAGGGGTCCAATGGGAGATGAGCCAAGGCGGCAACAGGTTCCAGATGCCAGAAATGGTTACAGTCCTGATTCTCAGAGCAGTGAGTTTCGCAG GTTTCCAGATCAAAGTGCTTCTAGTACGCATCATCGTGTAGACAACAGAAATGGAGTAATCCCAGATGGTTCTCATGTAAATGATAAGATGGACCCGGTAATTTCTAATAGACATGACAGACCAGATACTGATGAACAGCTGATGCAACAATCTGCAAGACCTTTTGTAAACAGATCAGGGTACCATGAAGGACGGTCTAAACCTTATGGAGATGAGATGGATGATTTAAGAACTCCTCCAAGCAAAATCTCACTGGATGATTCCAGGGACAAG AGTAACCTGTTCTTCAAAGATGACCCTCCTTCTCCTCAAGATCGAGGCTCCTTGGGTGATAGGTTTGTTAGTGCCTTGTCAATCAAGAGAACTACTTCTCCTGTATCTTCCTCTGCTCCTTCTACTTCCTCTACGATCACATCTTCCGTTACGGCTGCAAGCTCTATAAAGCAGTCAGAAGTTGCTTCTTCTGTTGaggaaaacaaagacccctcaCAG tctttagtAAAGTGGTCTCCACCTGATGACGACAATAAGTGCTTAGGAGAGGTGTTCCTAACGATGGATCCAAAACATCGAGGATCCCCCACTG ACCCTTATCCCACGTATGGTCTGAAGGTGATTGGTGGAAAAATGACAGATGACGGCAAACTAGGAGCGTTTGTCACTGAAATAAGAAAGGGAGGTCCAGCTGATAGACAAGCACAACTGCAGACAG GGGATGAAATTCAGGAGTGGAATGAGCAGTCACTAGTGGACTGTACTTTTGAAGAAGTTGTAGAAATTATAAACTCTTCCATGGAAGACAATCAAGACAGTAATGAACTTCATCTGATCATCTGCAGAGATAA GAGTAAATTTCCATCAAAGAGGACCCATTCACCTGTTAAGTCACCAAGAGGACAGGAAGTGAGGCGGGAATCTCCAAAACAGGTCCCAATCAGTGAATCCCCGACAAAGCGTGAGCAGCGCATGTCACCCTCCACAGGGCTCGTGTCACTGCAACAGGACAGAAGATCCCTAGACACATCTCCATCGACACAAAGGGATAAcaccacaggaacaccaaccTCAAGGGAGAATGGGATCcctctgactggaaaaaatgaGCCGTCATCTTATGAACCAGCAG ATGATGATTTCTTCTTTGGTGGTGGGCCCTCACCTGATGATAAATCCAGCAAGTCTGTCAGGCAAGGAACCACGCCTCAGCAAGGAAAGCCATCAAGAATCACTGGACGAATACAG CTTcgactgttttatgatgaagaTGCTGCCAATTTAAATGTGACTGTTATTGGAGGTGAAGGCTTGGCACCTAAAGAGTCCACGACCCCGCCCAACCCATATGTCCGGATTTACTTTCTTCCTGATAAAAG TATGCAGAGTAAGCGCCGAACTAAAACTGCTATGAAGTCAATGAATCCTAGATGGAATCAGACTTTCGTGTATCCTTGTAGGCCTCAAAAG ttcagTGGTCGAGCTCTGGAAGTCACTGTGTGGGATTACGACAAAGTCGGGTCCAGTGAGTTTATTGGCGAG GTTGTATTGAGTATGGCCGAGGCGAACCTTGATGGGAATGGGTACTGGTACACACTGAAGAATCATGAAGACGAAAATGATCCTCTGGTTCCGCCCACTCCTAACCAGTCCCCTCACAGCTCATTTAAATTGAAAGGACCGAGAGGGCCTGGTGAGCCTGGAGAACAAG CTGGTTCCCCTGGTTACGGCAGTGACTATGACGAAGAGCCGAGACTCACTCCTAATGGACCAGCGACTAGTGCCCAGCGTCCATACCACTCACCCGACAGCGAACTTTTAAAACAACAGCTGATTGATCATCATCGCGACAGTCCCAGGCCTCCTTTCTCTCAACCACAGATGGTGCAAG CTTACACTGTCAAGCAATATCATACGCCTTCTACTCATCATCTGTCCCAGTCTCCTCAACCGAGCTACCCACATTACGCCGTTGACCCAAACAGAATGCAGCCACAACAGTCTAGACCCATGCCTTCCCACCAACATGGACCAACAGGCCGCTTTTACGACGAACGCACATCCCCGAGTATGCAAGGCTATAACTCCCCTGGATCGTACTCCCCTGGTAGAATGTCCCCTAGCGGAGGCCCCGGGGCTAAAAAGTCCCGGTTGTTGCCGCAATTGCCTCCAGGAAGGGAACCGATGG ATGAAGAAGATCGAGCCCGACTTGCTAAACAGAAACTTAAGGAAGTTGATCCTGGTAGAGCTAAACTGGTCATTGGTGGCGCTAAAGGCAGGATAGCTTATGGCCAGGCCTCGGAAACCGCTTATGCTCAGCAAGGTGAAGGCTTCTATGATCCGAGTATGTCTCCGAGGCCTGGGCGCCAGTCTCCGAGGCCTAGAGCGAGAACGGGGAGTCCACCGTTATCAGAGAACAAACCGCATCCTCTGGGTCACCATCAGGGGCTACATAACCCTCAAG AACGCATGTACTCACCTGATATGACCACGCATGAGCATGGAGTGCCATATGAAAGTCACAGAAGACCTC AGACTGCTCCCACGCGGCGCCGTAACAGCCTGAGTAGTTTACCGATCAACGATTCTGAAGGGGAGCGGGCGCGTAGCCCATTTCCTATTCCTAGTCCAGTCCCTCTCGGCCATGGCAGGAGTCAGAGTAGTTCGAGCTTGCATGACAAAGATCGTGGACTTCCCAATG GCAAGCTGCTGGTTCATGAAGAAGCTCGTTCCGGAAGTGTTAATGATCTCCATGTCTTCCCTACAGGAGGCTTCATCAAGCCTGCCCGTGGCACGGGACGCAGCGAGAGTTTTGGCGGGAGTGGACGAAGCAGTCGGTCATCGTCAATAGCAAGCGACAGGAGCGGCAGCTTAAACAGCATACCAGGCTCGGTTACTAGTTCTGAGAGTAG TCCGTGGATTCCGCCAGGGATAAAGCTTGGAAATGAAGGTCACTTGGGTGATTTTATCGATGGCCTGGGTCCGGCTCAGATAGTTGGCCGTCAGGTTCTCGCCTCACCCTCCATGGGGGAAATTCAACTGGCTTTATTTGATAGAAAAGGAATGTTAGAAGTAGAAGTCGTACGAGCGAAGGGTTTGTTACCCAAACCTGGGTCAAAGATTCTTCCAG cGCCTTATGTTAAGGTATACGTGATGGAGGGAAAAAGATGCTTGGTGAAGAAGAAGACTCGTACGGCACGGCGAACTTTAGAACCTTTATATCAACAACAGTTAGAGTTTAAAGTAGAATTTACGGGCAAAACATTACAG GTTATTGTGTGGGGTGACTACGGTCGCATGGATAGAAAAGTTTTCATGGGAGTTGTACAGATTTTACTGGACGAGTTAGACCTCAGTAATCTGGTTATTGGTTGGTATAAACTCTTCTCGACTTCTTCTATGTGtgacccacccctcccctcttcTCCTCTTGGTGGCTCGCCGAAGAAAtccccaggcccctcccctcGTTCGTCCATGAATCAAAATGTGGGAAGTCCAATGCGTGGGATGTCACCGCTACCGACCATCGTACCTCCACCAGGTCACATGGACAATATGGATGAGGAGGGAGATTACGTATGA